A genomic region of Eriocheir sinensis breed Jianghai 21 chromosome 42, ASM2467909v1, whole genome shotgun sequence contains the following coding sequences:
- the LOC127009985 gene encoding uncharacterized protein LOC127009985 isoform X13, whose protein sequence is MWYWCAGYPFTGSLVTYTPRSFSASVVDSGVFPMWYWCAGYPFTGSLVTYTPRSFSASVVDSGVFPMWYWCAGYPFTGSLVTYTPRSFSASVVDSGVFPMWYWCAGYPFTGSLVTQTPRSFSASVVDSGVFPMWYWCAGYPFTGSLVTYTPRSFSASVVDSGVFPMWYWCAGYPFTGSLVTYTPRSFSASVVDSGVFPMWYWCAGYPFTGSLVTYTPRSFSASVVDSGVFPMWYWCAGYPFTGSLVTYTPRSFSASVVDSGVFPMWYWCAGYPLTGSLVTYTPRSFSASVVDSGVFPMWYWCAGYPFTGSLVTQTPMSFSASVVDSGVFPKWYWCAGYPFTGSPVTYTPRSFSASVVDSGVFPMWYWCAGYPFTGSPVTYTPRSFSASVVDSGVFPMWYWCAGYPFTGSLVTYTPRSFTASVVDSGVFPMWYWCAGYPLPRCRTFHFSSLNCSDHFLIHFCSLVMSSCWKSAVKWLNTLLDTHFYHY, encoded by the exons atgtggtactggtgtgctggatatcccttcactggtagcctggtaacatacactcccaggtctttctctgcctctgtggtggatagtggagtgtttcccatgtggtattggtgtgctggatatcccttcactggtagcctggtaacatacactcccag gtctttctctgcctctgtggtggatagtggagtgtttcccatgtggtattggtgtgctggatatcccttcactggtagcctggtaacatacactcccag gtctttctctgcctctgtggtggatagtggagtgtttcccatgtggtactggtgtgctggatatcccttcactggtagcctggtaacacaaactcccaggtctttctctgcctctgtggtggatagtggagtgtttcccatgtggtattggtgtgctggatatcccttcactggtagcctggtaacatacactcccaggtctttctctgcctctgtggtggatagtggagtgtttcccatgtggtattggtgtgctggatatcccttcactggtagcctggtaacatacactcccaggtctttctctgcctctgtggtggatagtggagtgtttcccatgtggtattggtgtgctggatatcccttcactggtagcctggtaacatacactcccag gtctttctctgcctctgtggtggatagtggagtgtttcccatgtggtattggtgtgctggatatcccttcactggtagcctggtaacatacactcccaggtctttctctgcctctgtggtggatagtggagtctttcccatgtggtattggtgtgctggatatcccctcactggtagcctggtaacatacactcccag gtctttctctgcctctgtggtggatagtggagtgtttcccatgtggtattggtgtgctggatatcccttcactggtagcctggtaacacaaactcccatgtctttctctgcctctgtggtggatagtggagtgtttcccaagtggtattggtgtgctggatatcccttcactggtagcccggtaacatacactcccaggtctttctctgcctctgtggtggatagtggagtgtttcccatgtggtattggtgtgctggatatcccttcactggtagcccggtaacatacactcccaggtctttctctgcctctgtggtggatagtggagtgtttcccatgtggtattggtgtgctggatatcccttcactggtagcctggtaacatacactcccaggtctttcactgcctctgtggtggatagtggagtgtttcccatgtggtattggtgtgctggatatcccctcccaaggtgcaggacttttcatttttcttcattgaattgtagcgaccactttttgatccatttctgtagcttggtgatgtcttcttgttggaaatccgcagtcaagtggTTAAATACACTTCTAGACACacacttttatcattattag
- the LOC127009985 gene encoding uncharacterized protein LOC127009985 isoform X6, translated as MWYWCAGYPFTGSLVTYTPRSFSASVVDSGVFPMWYWCAGYPFTGSLVTYTPRSFSASVVDSGVFPMWYWCAGYPFTGSLVTQTPMSFSASVVDSGVFPMWYWCAGYPFTGSLVTYTPRSFSASVVDSGVFPMWYWCAGYPFTGSLVTYTPRSFSASVVDSGVFPMWYWCAGYPFTGSLVTQTPRSFSASVVDSGVFPMWYWCAGYPFTGSLVTYTPRSFSASVVDSGVFPMWYWCAGYPFTGSLVTYTPRSFSASVVDSGVFPMWYWCAGYPFTGSLVTYTPRSFSASVVDSGVFPMWYWCAGYPFTGSLVTYTPRSFSASVVDSGVFPMWYWCAGYPLTGSLVTYTPRSFSASVVDSGVFPMWYWCAGYPFTGSLVTQTPMSFSASVVDSGVFPKWYWCAGYPFTGSPVTYTPRSFSASVVDSGVFPMWYWCAGYPFTGSPVTYTPRSFSASVVDSGVFPMWYWCAGYPFTGSLVTYTPRSFTASVVDSGVFPMWYWCAGYPLPRCRTFHFSSLNCSDHFLIHFCSLVMSSCWKSAVKWLNTLLDTHFYHY; from the exons atgtggtactggtgtgctggatatcccttcactggtagcctggtaacatacactcccaggtctttctctgcctctgtggtggatagtggagtgtttcccatgtggtattggtgtgctggatatcccttcactggtagcctggtaacatacactcccag gtctttctctgcctctgtggtggatagtggagtgtttcccatgtggtactggtgtgctggatatcccttcactggtagcctggtaacacaaactcccatgtctttctctgcctctgtggtggatagtggagtgtttcccatgtggtattggtgtgctggatatcccttcactggtagcctggtaacatacactcccaggtctttctctgcctctgtggtggatagtggagtgtttcccatgtggtattggtgtgctggatatcccttcactggtagcctggtaacatacactcccag gtctttctctgcctctgtggtggatagtggagtgtttcccatgtggtactggtgtgctggatatcccttcactggtagcctggtaacacaaactcccaggtctttctctgcctctgtggtggatagtggagtgtttcccatgtggtattggtgtgctggatatcccttcactggtagcctggtaacatacactcccaggtctttctctgcctctgtggtggatagtggagtgtttcccatgtggtattggtgtgctggatatcccttcactggtagcctggtaacatacactcccaggtctttctctgcctctgtggtggatagtggagtgtttcccatgtggtattggtgtgctggatatcccttcactggtagcctggtaacatacactcccag gtctttctctgcctctgtggtggatagtggagtgtttcccatgtggtattggtgtgctggatatcccttcactggtagcctggtaacatacactcccaggtctttctctgcctctgtggtggatagtggagtctttcccatgtggtattggtgtgctggatatcccctcactggtagcctggtaacatacactcccag gtctttctctgcctctgtggtggatagtggagtgtttcccatgtggtattggtgtgctggatatcccttcactggtagcctggtaacacaaactcccatgtctttctctgcctctgtggtggatagtggagtgtttcccaagtggtattggtgtgctggatatcccttcactggtagcccggtaacatacactcccaggtctttctctgcctctgtggtggatagtggagtgtttcccatgtggtattggtgtgctggatatcccttcactggtagcccggtaacatacactcccaggtctttctctgcctctgtggtggatagtggagtgtttcccatgtggtattggtgtgctggatatcccttcactggtagcctggtaacatacactcccaggtctttcactgcctctgtggtggatagtggagtgtttcccatgtggtattggtgtgctggatatcccctcccaaggtgcaggacttttcatttttcttcattgaattgtagcgaccactttttgatccatttctgtagcttggtgatgtcttcttgttggaaatccgcagtcaagtggTTAAATACACTTCTAGACACacacttttatcattattag
- the LOC127009985 gene encoding uncharacterized protein LOC127009985 isoform X2: MWYWCAGYPFTGSLVTYTPRSFSASVVDSGVFPMWYWCAGYPFTGSLVTYTPRSFSASVVDSGVFPMWYWCAGYPFTGSLVTQTPRSFSASVVDSGVFPMWYWCAGYPFTGSLVTQTPMSFSASVVDSGVFPMWYWCAGYPFTGSLVTYTPRSFSASVVDSGVFPMWYWCAGYPFTGSLVTYTPRSFSASVVDSGVFPMWYWCAGYPFTGSLVTQTPRSFSASVVDSGVFPMWYWCAGYPFTGSLVTYTPRSFSASVVDSGVFPMWYWCAGYPFTGSLVTYTPRSFSASVVDSGVFPMWYWCAGYPFTGSLVTYTPRSFSASVVDSGVFPMWYWCAGYPFTGSLVTYTPRSFSASVVDSGVFPMWYWCAGYPLTGSLVTYTPRSFSASVVDSGVFPMWYWCAGYPFTGSLVTQTPMSFSASVVDSGVFPKWYWCAGYPFTGSPVTYTPRSFSASVVDSGVFPMWYWCAGYPFTGSPVTYTPRSFSASVVDSGVFPMWYWCAGYPFTGSLVTYTPRSFTASVVDSGVFPMWYWCAGYPLPRCRTFHFSSLNCSDHFLIHFCSLVMSSCWKSAVKWLNTLLDTHFYHY; the protein is encoded by the exons atgtggtactggtgtgctggatatcccttcactggtagcctggtaacatacactcccaggtctttctctgcctctgtggtggatagtggagtgtttcccatgtggtattggtgtgctggatatcccttcactggtagcctggtaacatacactcccag gtctttctctgcctctgtggtggatagtggagtgtttcccatgtggtactggtgtgctggatatcccttcactggtagcctggtaacacaaactcccaggtctttctctgcctctgtggtggatagtggagtgtttcccatgtggtactggtgtgctggatatcccttcactggtagcctggtaacacaaactcccatgtctttctctgcctctgtggtggatagtggagtgtttcccatgtggtattggtgtgctggatatcccttcactggtagcctggtaacatacactcccaggtctttctctgcctctgtggtggatagtggagtgtttcccatgtggtattggtgtgctggatatcccttcactggtagcctggtaacatacactcccag gtctttctctgcctctgtggtggatagtggagtgtttcccatgtggtactggtgtgctggatatcccttcactggtagcctggtaacacaaactcccaggtctttctctgcctctgtggtggatagtggagtgtttcccatgtggtattggtgtgctggatatcccttcactggtagcctggtaacatacactcccaggtctttctctgcctctgtggtggatagtggagtgtttcccatgtggtattggtgtgctggatatcccttcactggtagcctggtaacatacactcccaggtctttctctgcctctgtggtggatagtggagtgtttcccatgtggtattggtgtgctggatatcccttcactggtagcctggtaacatacactcccag gtctttctctgcctctgtggtggatagtggagtgtttcccatgtggtattggtgtgctggatatcccttcactggtagcctggtaacatacactcccaggtctttctctgcctctgtggtggatagtggagtctttcccatgtggtattggtgtgctggatatcccctcactggtagcctggtaacatacactcccag gtctttctctgcctctgtggtggatagtggagtgtttcccatgtggtattggtgtgctggatatcccttcactggtagcctggtaacacaaactcccatgtctttctctgcctctgtggtggatagtggagtgtttcccaagtggtattggtgtgctggatatcccttcactggtagcccggtaacatacactcccaggtctttctctgcctctgtggtggatagtggagtgtttcccatgtggtattggtgtgctggatatcccttcactggtagcccggtaacatacactcccaggtctttctctgcctctgtggtggatagtggagtgtttcccatgtggtattggtgtgctggatatcccttcactggtagcctggtaacatacactcccaggtctttcactgcctctgtggtggatagtggagtgtttcccatgtggtattggtgtgctggatatcccctcccaaggtgcaggacttttcatttttcttcattgaattgtagcgaccactttttgatccatttctgtagcttggtgatgtcttcttgttggaaatccgcagtcaagtggTTAAATACACTTCTAGACACacacttttatcattattag
- the LOC127009985 gene encoding uncharacterized protein LOC127009985 isoform X12: MWYWCAGYPFTGSLVTYTPRSFSASVVDSGVFPMWYWCAGYPFTGSLVTYTPRSFSASVVDSGVFPMWYWCAGYPFTGSLVTYTPRSFSASVVDSGVFPMWYWCAGYPFTGSLVTQTPRSFSASVVDSGVFPMWYWCAGYPFTGSLVTQTPMSFSASVVDSGVFPMWYWCAGYPFTGSLVTYTPRSFSASVVDSGVFPMWYWCAGYPFTGSLVTYTPRSFSASVVDSGVFPMWYWCAGYPFTGSLVTQTPRSFSASVVDSGVFPMWYWCAGYPFTGSLVTYTPRSFSASVVDSGVFPMWYWCAGYPFTGSLVTYTPRSFSASVVDSGVFPMWYWCAGYPFTGSLVTYTPRSFSASVVDSGVFPMWYWCAGYPFTGSPVTYTPRSFSASVVDSGVFPMWYWCAGYPFTGSLVTYTPRSFTASVVDSGVFPMWYWCAGYPLPRCRTFHFSSLNCSDHFLIHFCSLVMSSCWKSAVKWLNTLLDTHFYHY; encoded by the exons atgtggtactggtgtgctggatatcccttcactggtagcctggtaacatacactcccaggtctttctctgcctctgtggtggatagtggagtgtttcccatgtggtattggtgtgctggatatcccttcactggtagcctggtaacatacactcccag gtctttctctgcctctgtggtggatagtggagtgtttcccatgtggtattggtgtgctggatatcccttcactggtagcctggtaacatacactcccag gtctttctctgcctctgtggtggatagtggagtgtttcccatgtggtactggtgtgctggatatcccttcactggtagcctggtaacacaaactcccaggtctttctctgcctctgtggtggatagtggagtgtttcccatgtggtactggtgtgctggatatcccttcactggtagcctggtaacacaaactcccatgtctttctctgcctctgtggtggatagtggagtgtttcccatgtggtattggtgtgctggatatcccttcactggtagcctggtaacatacactcccaggtctttctctgcctctgtggtggatagtggagtgtttcccatgtggtattggtgtgctggatatcccttcactggtagcctggtaacatacactcccag gtctttctctgcctctgtggtggatagtggagtgtttcccatgtggtactggtgtgctggatatcccttcactggtagcctggtaacacaaactcccaggtctttctctgcctctgtggtggatagtggagtgtttcccatgtggtattggtgtgctggatatcccttcactggtagcctggtaacatacactcccaggtctttctctgcctctgtggtggatagtggagtgtttcccatgtggtattggtgtgctggatatcccttcactggtagcctggtaacatacactcccaggtctttctctgcctctgtggtggatagtggagtgtttcccatgtggtattggtgtgctggatatcccttcactggtagcctggtaacatacactcccag gtctttctctgcctctgtggtggatagtggagtgtttcccatgtggtattggtgtgctggatatcccttcactggtagcccggtaacatacactcccaggtctttctctgcctctgtggtggatagtggagtgtttcccatgtggtattggtgtgctggatatcccttcactggtagcctggtaacatacactcccaggtctttcactgcctctgtggtggatagtggagtgtttcccatgtggtattggtgtgctggatatcccctcccaaggtgcaggacttttcatttttcttcattgaattgtagcgaccactttttgatccatttctgtagcttggtgatgtcttcttgttggaaatccgcagtcaagtggTTAAATACACTTCTAGACACacacttttatcattattag
- the LOC127009985 gene encoding uncharacterized protein LOC127009985 isoform X10, whose protein sequence is MWYWCAGYPFTGSLVTYTPRSFSASVVDSGVFPMWYWCAGYPFTGSLVTYTPRSFSASVVDSGVFPMWYWCAGYPFTGSLVTYTPRSFSASVVDSGVFPMWYWCAGYPFTGSLVTQTPRSFSASVVDSGVFPMWYWCAGYPFTGSLVTQTPMSFSASVVDSGVFPMWYWCAGYPFTGSLVTYTPRSFSASVVDSGVFPMWYWCAGYPFTGSLVTYTPRSFSASVVDSGVFPMWYWCAGYPFTGSLVTQTPRSFSASVVDSGVFPMWYWCAGYPFTGSLVTYTPRSFSASVVDSGVFPMWYWCAGYPFTGSLVTYTPRSFSASVVDSGVFPMWYWCAGYPFTGSLVTYTPRSFSASVVDSGVFPMWYWCAGYPFTGSLVTYTPRSFSASVVDSGVFPMWYWCAGYPLTGSLVTYTPRSFSASVVDSGVFPMWYWCAGYPFTGSLVTYTPRSFTASVVDSGVFPMWYWCAGYPLPRCRTFHFSSLNCSDHFLIHFCSLVMSSCWKSAVKWLNTLLDTHFYHY, encoded by the exons atgtggtactggtgtgctggatatcccttcactggtagcctggtaacatacactcccaggtctttctctgcctctgtggtggatagtggagtgtttcccatgtggtattggtgtgctggatatcccttcactggtagcctggtaacatacactcccag gtctttctctgcctctgtggtggatagtggagtgtttcccatgtggtattggtgtgctggatatcccttcactggtagcctggtaacatacactcccag gtctttctctgcctctgtggtggatagtggagtgtttcccatgtggtactggtgtgctggatatcccttcactggtagcctggtaacacaaactcccaggtctttctctgcctctgtggtggatagtggagtgtttcccatgtggtactggtgtgctggatatcccttcactggtagcctggtaacacaaactcccatgtctttctctgcctctgtggtggatagtggagtgtttcccatgtggtattggtgtgctggatatcccttcactggtagcctggtaacatacactcccaggtctttctctgcctctgtggtggatagtggagtgtttcccatgtggtattggtgtgctggatatcccttcactggtagcctggtaacatacactcccag gtctttctctgcctctgtggtggatagtggagtgtttcccatgtggtactggtgtgctggatatcccttcactggtagcctggtaacacaaactcccaggtctttctctgcctctgtggtggatagtggagtgtttcccatgtggtattggtgtgctggatatcccttcactggtagcctggtaacatacactcccaggtctttctctgcctctgtggtggatagtggagtgtttcccatgtggtattggtgtgctggatatcccttcactggtagcctggtaacatacactcccaggtctttctctgcctctgtggtggatagtggagtgtttcccatgtggtattggtgtgctggatatcccttcactggtagcctggtaacatacactcccag gtctttctctgcctctgtggtggatagtggagtgtttcccatgtggtattggtgtgctggatatcccttcactggtagcctggtaacatacactcccaggtctttctctgcctctgtggtggatagtggagtctttcccatgtggtattggtgtgctggatatcccctcactggtagcctggtaacatacactcccag gtctttctctgcctctgtggtggatagtggagtgtttcccatgtggtattggtgtgctggatatcccttcactggtagcctggtaacatacactcccaggtctttcactgcctctgtggtggatagtggagtgtttcccatgtggtattggtgtgctggatatcccctcccaaggtgcaggacttttcatttttcttcattgaattgtagcgaccactttttgatccatttctgtagcttggtgatgtcttcttgttggaaatccgcagtcaagtggTTAAATACACTTCTAGACACacacttttatcattattag
- the LOC127009985 gene encoding uncharacterized protein LOC127009985 isoform X1 → MWYWCAGYPFTGSLVTYTPRSFSASVVDSGVFPMWYWCAGYPFTGSLVTYTPRSFSASVVDSGVFPMWYWCAGYPFTGSLVTYTPRSFSASVVDSGVFPMWYWCAGYPFTGSLVTQTPRSFSASVVDSGVFPMWYWCAGYPFTGSLVTQTPMSFSASVVDSGVFPMWYWCAGYPFTGSLVTYTPRSFSASVVDSGVFPMWYWCAGYPFTGSLVTYTPRSFSASVVDSGVFPMWYWCAGYPFTGSLVTQTPRSFSASVVDSGVFPMWYWCAGYPFTGSLVTYTPRSFSASVVDSGVFPMWYWCAGYPFTGSLVTYTPRSFSASVVDSGVFPMWYWCAGYPFTGSLVTYTPRSFSASVVDSGVFPMWYWCAGYPFTGSLVTYTPRSFSASVVDSGVFPMWYWCAGYPLTGSLVTYTPRSFSASVVDSGVFPMWYWCAGYPFTGSLVTQTPMSFSASVVDSGVFPKWYWCAGYPFTGSPVTYTPRSFSASVVDSGVFPMWYWCAGYPFTGSPVTYTPRSFSASVVDSGVFPMWYWCAGYPFTGSLVTYTPRSFTASVVDSGVFPMWYWCAGYPLPRCRTFHFSSLNCSDHFLIHFCSLVMSSCWKSAVKWLNTLLDTHFYHY, encoded by the exons atgtggtactggtgtgctggatatcccttcactggtagcctggtaacatacactcccaggtctttctctgcctctgtggtggatagtggagtgtttcccatgtggtattggtgtgctggatatcccttcactggtagcctggtaacatacactcccag gtctttctctgcctctgtggtggatagtggagtgtttcccatgtggtattggtgtgctggatatcccttcactggtagcctggtaacatacactcccag gtctttctctgcctctgtggtggatagtggagtgtttcccatgtggtactggtgtgctggatatcccttcactggtagcctggtaacacaaactcccaggtctttctctgcctctgtggtggatagtggagtgtttcccatgtggtactggtgtgctggatatcccttcactggtagcctggtaacacaaactcccatgtctttctctgcctctgtggtggatagtggagtgtttcccatgtggtattggtgtgctggatatcccttcactggtagcctggtaacatacactcccaggtctttctctgcctctgtggtggatagtggagtgtttcccatgtggtattggtgtgctggatatcccttcactggtagcctggtaacatacactcccag gtctttctctgcctctgtggtggatagtggagtgtttcccatgtggtactggtgtgctggatatcccttcactggtagcctggtaacacaaactcccaggtctttctctgcctctgtggtggatagtggagtgtttcccatgtggtattggtgtgctggatatcccttcactggtagcctggtaacatacactcccaggtctttctctgcctctgtggtggatagtggagtgtttcccatgtggtattggtgtgctggatatcccttcactggtagcctggtaacatacactcccaggtctttctctgcctctgtggtggatagtggagtgtttcccatgtggtattggtgtgctggatatcccttcactggtagcctggtaacatacactcccag gtctttctctgcctctgtggtggatagtggagtgtttcccatgtggtattggtgtgctggatatcccttcactggtagcctggtaacatacactcccaggtctttctctgcctctgtggtggatagtggagtctttcccatgtggtattggtgtgctggatatcccctcactggtagcctggtaacatacactcccag gtctttctctgcctctgtggtggatagtggagtgtttcccatgtggtattggtgtgctggatatcccttcactggtagcctggtaacacaaactcccatgtctttctctgcctctgtggtggatagtggagtgtttcccaagtggtattggtgtgctggatatcccttcactggtagcccggtaacatacactcccaggtctttctctgcctctgtggtggatagtggagtgtttcccatgtggtattggtgtgctggatatcccttcactggtagcccggtaacatacactcccaggtctttctctgcctctgtggtggatagtggagtgtttcccatgtggtattggtgtgctggatatcccttcactggtagcctggtaacatacactcccaggtctttcactgcctctgtggtggatagtggagtgtttcccatgtggtattggtgtgctggatatcccctcccaaggtgcaggacttttcatttttcttcattgaattgtagcgaccactttttgatccatttctgtagcttggtgatgtcttcttgttggaaatccgcagtcaagtggTTAAATACACTTCTAGACACacacttttatcattattag